A portion of the Paenibacillus hamazuiensis genome contains these proteins:
- a CDS encoding NuoB/complex I 20 kDa subunit family protein → MDFNLESISPEEKQELDRNVFMTTLEQLKAWARSNSLWPLTFGLACCAIEMMGTGASHYDLDRFGVIFRTSPRQSDVMIVAGTVTKKMAPLLRRLYDQMPEPKWVIAMGSCATAGGPYVKSYAVVKGVDQIVPVDVYIPGCPPNPAALIYGINKLQEKIRYEAKTGKRVTNR, encoded by the coding sequence ATGGACTTCAATCTAGAGTCGATCTCCCCCGAGGAAAAACAAGAGCTGGACCGCAACGTGTTCATGACCACCCTGGAGCAGCTGAAGGCTTGGGCGCGAAGCAATTCATTGTGGCCGCTTACATTCGGACTCGCCTGCTGCGCGATTGAAATGATGGGAACAGGCGCATCGCATTATGATTTGGACCGCTTTGGCGTTATTTTCCGCACGTCTCCGCGCCAGTCCGACGTCATGATTGTGGCGGGGACCGTTACGAAAAAGATGGCTCCGCTGCTGCGCCGCCTGTACGATCAAATGCCGGAGCCGAAGTGGGTTATCGCGATGGGCTCCTGCGCAACGGCGGGAGGGCCATACGTCAAGTCTTATGCGGTTGTAAAAGGAGTCGATCAGATCGTACCGGTCGACGTTTATATTCCGGGCTGCCCGCCGAATCCGGCGGCGCTCATTTACGGAATCAACAAGCTGCAGGAAAAAATTCGTTACGAAGCGAAAACCGGTAAGCGGGTGACCAATCGATGA
- a CDS encoding NADH-quinone oxidoreductase subunit C: MSDQPKEDKKLSEEQGTLASNSEATPEKQPEAAQEQAVKAEQTAETQVVEQTQRPVTPEGPQGKPEGPGSAETLADAAKQVGNAADLPDKIGAATPEQQAEAAAKQAADTAKQTTAEPSDAPAAELKGPSDAEKEAKAKAAAEARAARANARAQKTEAAEGAPAAEPEGSSDAEKEAKAKAAAEARAARASARAQKTDAAEDAAPKEPSPKQPLLDRAVQILKEQVGEDAVTEAFINEKDGHRPYLIIHADRWTACAKVLKNHEEFQLDYLRNVAGSDMETHLEAVYHLLSLKTNNEFCVKVKTNRETPSIPSVTPIWATANWNEREIYDLLGIDFPGHPDLRRIMMPDDWVGHPLRKDYEAIDPEV, translated from the coding sequence ATGAGCGATCAACCGAAAGAAGATAAAAAGCTAAGCGAAGAGCAGGGGACACTTGCAAGCAACTCCGAAGCGACTCCGGAGAAGCAGCCCGAGGCTGCTCAAGAGCAGGCGGTGAAAGCGGAGCAAACCGCAGAAACGCAAGTAGTGGAGCAGACGCAGCGGCCGGTTACGCCGGAAGGCCCGCAGGGGAAGCCGGAGGGGCCCGGCTCCGCCGAGACGCTCGCCGACGCGGCGAAGCAGGTTGGCAATGCGGCGGACCTGCCGGACAAGATCGGCGCGGCGACGCCGGAGCAGCAGGCGGAAGCGGCTGCAAAGCAAGCGGCGGATACCGCCAAGCAGACAACGGCCGAGCCGTCGGACGCTCCCGCGGCGGAGCTGAAAGGGCCGAGCGATGCGGAGAAGGAAGCGAAGGCCAAGGCCGCTGCGGAAGCGAGAGCCGCTCGAGCCAACGCGCGCGCGCAGAAGACGGAAGCTGCTGAAGGCGCGCCTGCGGCGGAGCCGGAAGGGTCGAGCGATGCGGAGAAGGAAGCGAAAGCCAAGGCTGCCGCGGAAGCGAGAGCCGCTCGAGCCAGCGCGCGCGCGCAGAAGACGGATGCCGCCGAGGATGCGGCGCCGAAGGAGCCTTCGCCGAAGCAGCCGCTGCTTGACCGCGCGGTGCAAATTTTGAAGGAGCAAGTGGGCGAAGACGCGGTGACGGAAGCTTTTATAAACGAGAAAGACGGCCACAGGCCTTATCTCATTATCCATGCAGATCGTTGGACCGCATGCGCGAAGGTGCTCAAAAATCACGAAGAATTCCAGCTCGATTATTTGCGCAATGTAGCGGGTTCCGATATGGAAACGCATTTGGAAGCGGTCTATCACCTGCTGTCGCTGAAAACGAACAACGAATTTTGCGTTAAAGTAAAAACAAACCGCGAAACGCCTTCGATTCCGTCGGTAACGCCGATTTGGGCGACGGCGAATTGGAACGAGCGCGAAATTTACGACTTGCTCGGCATTGACTTCCCGGGTCATCCGGATTTAAGGCGGATCATGATGCCGGACGATTGGGTCGGCCATCCGCTGCGCAAAGATTATGAAGCGATTGACCCGGAGGTGTAA
- a CDS encoding NADH-quinone oxidoreductase subunit D produces MSAIRTEELLLNVGPQHPSTHGVFRIIVKLDGETITEAIPVMGYLHRGTEKLAENLTYTQIIPYTDRMDYVSAMTNNYVLCHAVEKLMQIEIPERADFLRLIVMELQRIASHMVWWGTYLLDIGAMSPFLFAFRDREIIINLFNELCGARLTYNYMRVGGVKWDAPEGWIDKVRKFVPYMKGKLEQYHELVSGNEIFLARIKGIGKYDAETAINYGLSGANLRCTGVKWDLRKDQPYSLYNRFEFDVPVTHNGDCHDRYLIRLEEIRQSLRILEQAVEQFPAEGEIMGKVPRVLRVPEGEVYAGIESPRGEIGCYIVSKGKDKPYRLKFRRPSFVNLQILPKLLVGETMTNLITILGGIDIVVGEVDA; encoded by the coding sequence ATGTCTGCGATCAGAACCGAAGAACTGCTGCTGAATGTAGGCCCGCAGCACCCGAGTACCCACGGCGTATTTCGCATTATCGTGAAATTGGACGGGGAAACGATTACCGAAGCGATTCCCGTGATGGGTTATCTGCACCGGGGAACCGAGAAGCTGGCGGAAAACCTGACTTATACGCAAATTATTCCCTACACCGACCGGATGGACTATGTATCGGCGATGACGAACAACTATGTCCTTTGCCACGCCGTGGAAAAGCTGATGCAGATCGAAATTCCGGAAAGAGCCGATTTTTTGCGGCTGATCGTGATGGAACTTCAGCGCATTGCGAGCCATATGGTATGGTGGGGCACGTATTTGCTGGATATCGGGGCGATGAGCCCGTTTTTGTTTGCATTCCGCGACAGGGAAATCATCATCAACCTGTTTAACGAATTGTGCGGAGCGCGGTTGACGTACAACTACATGAGGGTCGGCGGCGTCAAGTGGGATGCGCCGGAAGGCTGGATCGACAAGGTGCGCAAGTTTGTTCCGTATATGAAAGGAAAGCTGGAGCAATATCATGAGCTGGTCAGCGGCAACGAAATCTTTTTGGCGCGGATCAAAGGCATCGGGAAATACGATGCGGAAACGGCGATCAATTACGGCCTCAGCGGCGCTAACCTGCGCTGCACCGGGGTGAAGTGGGATTTGCGCAAAGACCAGCCGTACAGCTTGTATAATCGATTCGAGTTTGACGTGCCGGTAACGCACAACGGCGATTGTCACGACCGTTACCTGATTCGGCTTGAGGAGATCCGCCAATCGCTGCGCATTCTCGAACAAGCGGTAGAGCAGTTCCCGGCCGAAGGCGAAATTATGGGCAAGGTGCCGCGGGTGCTGCGTGTGCCGGAAGGCGAGGTGTACGCAGGGATCGAGTCGCCGCGCGGGGAAATCGGCTGCTACATCGTGTCCAAAGGCAAAGATAAGCCGTACCGCCTGAAATTCCGCCGTCCTTCGTTTGTGAACCTGCAAATATTGCCCAAGCTGCTCGTCGGCGAGACGATGACGAATTTGATTACCATTTTGGGCGGTATCGATATCGTGGTAGGGGAGGTCGACGCCTGA
- the nuoH gene encoding NADH-quinone oxidoreductase subunit NuoH, which produces MLDILQQQLTFANFAIFFAWGVLMLLIVLGFVTYAIYFERKVIGWMQLRIGPNRVGPLGLLQSVADVLKLLIKEDTIPKKADRELFILAPVITFIPSFAVIAAIPFTKTIMAADLNVGILYYVALSGISTIGIVLGGWASNNKYALLGGMRSAAQMISYEIPLVISVVGVIMTAGSMNLRIIVESQQGGFWHWNFLPQIIGFVVFVVAAISELNRTPFDLPEAESELVAGYHVEYSGFRFAFFMLAEYVYVFAIASLTTVLFLGGWHAPFTFLEFIPGIIWFLIKFCFIVFCLFWIRATLPRVRVDQLMGLGWRVLLPLALVNVVITSIYTTIFMK; this is translated from the coding sequence ATGCTGGATATACTGCAGCAGCAATTGACGTTTGCGAACTTTGCGATCTTTTTCGCCTGGGGAGTGCTGATGCTGCTCATCGTGCTCGGCTTCGTGACATACGCGATCTATTTCGAGCGCAAAGTCATCGGCTGGATGCAGCTGCGGATCGGACCGAACCGCGTTGGCCCTCTCGGATTGCTGCAATCCGTAGCCGACGTGCTGAAGCTGCTTATTAAGGAAGATACGATTCCGAAAAAGGCGGACCGCGAGCTGTTCATCCTGGCTCCGGTCATTACGTTTATCCCGTCGTTCGCCGTCATCGCCGCCATTCCGTTTACGAAGACGATCATGGCCGCGGATTTGAATGTCGGTATTCTGTATTATGTGGCGCTGTCCGGTATTTCGACGATCGGCATCGTGCTCGGGGGCTGGGCTTCGAACAACAAATACGCTCTGCTCGGCGGCATGCGGTCTGCGGCTCAGATGATCAGTTACGAAATTCCGCTTGTCATCTCGGTGGTCGGCGTCATTATGACGGCCGGCAGCATGAATCTACGCATTATTGTGGAGAGCCAGCAGGGCGGATTCTGGCATTGGAACTTTCTGCCGCAAATCATCGGTTTTGTCGTATTCGTTGTCGCCGCGATTTCCGAGCTGAATCGGACGCCCTTTGACCTGCCCGAAGCGGAATCGGAGCTTGTTGCCGGTTATCACGTCGAGTACAGCGGATTTCGCTTCGCCTTTTTCATGCTGGCGGAATACGTCTATGTGTTCGCTATTGCTTCGCTGACGACGGTGTTGTTCCTGGGCGGATGGCATGCGCCGTTTACGTTCCTCGAGTTTATCCCGGGAATCATCTGGTTCCTGATCAAGTTTTGCTTTATCGTCTTCTGCTTGTTTTGGATTCGCGCCACATTGCCGCGGGTAAGGGTCGATCAGCTGATGGGCCTCGGCTGGAGAGTGCTGCTTCCGTTGGCTCTGGTCAATGTGGTGATCACGTCGATATATACAACCATTTTCATGAAATGA
- the nuoI gene encoding NADH-quinone oxidoreductase subunit NuoI, with the protein MKGIVKGLGVTLKAMTEKKVTYAYPDVPLEMPDRFRGIQHFDPEKCIVCNQCARICPTECITLTGKPNPDPEKKGKVIDTYDINFEICILCDLCTEVCPTEAIVMTNNFELSTYSRDDLFKNLEWLNENNKNIRQENNSALPKGGAKKDA; encoded by the coding sequence ATGAAGGGCATAGTCAAAGGCTTGGGCGTTACCTTGAAGGCCATGACCGAGAAAAAAGTCACATACGCGTATCCGGATGTGCCGCTGGAGATGCCGGACCGCTTTCGCGGCATTCAGCATTTCGACCCGGAAAAATGCATCGTCTGCAACCAGTGCGCCCGTATTTGCCCGACCGAATGCATTACGCTCACCGGTAAACCGAATCCGGACCCGGAGAAAAAGGGCAAGGTCATCGACACGTACGATATCAACTTCGAAATTTGCATTTTGTGCGATTTATGCACGGAAGTTTGTCCGACCGAAGCGATTGTCATGACGAATAATTTTGAGCTCAGCACTTACAGCCGCGACGATTTGTTCAAAAATCTCGAGTGGCTGAACGAGAACAACAAAAACATTCGTCAGGAAAACAACTCGGCGCTTCCAAAAGGAGGGGCCAAAAAAGATGCCTAA
- a CDS encoding NADH-quinone oxidoreductase subunit J has translation MPNFLGNIVSFFSSGESIVFFICALLAIGGAIFMISLPRVVHMVLALALTFISLAGLYVLLDAEFVAFVQVLIYAGAISILMIFGIMMTKHQEEETEPKRPTHNALLGIGVLALFGIIFYAIQKAEFMPGQFQAGSDNTLEIGKLLMNQYAIPFEIMSVLLTVAFIGAIIVAKREED, from the coding sequence ATGCCTAATTTCCTGGGCAATATCGTCAGCTTTTTCAGCAGCGGCGAAAGCATCGTATTTTTCATCTGTGCGCTGCTGGCCATCGGGGGAGCGATCTTTATGATCAGCTTGCCCCGCGTCGTACATATGGTGCTTGCGCTGGCCTTGACGTTCATCAGCTTGGCCGGGCTTTACGTATTACTCGACGCGGAGTTCGTCGCTTTCGTGCAGGTGCTCATTTATGCCGGAGCGATTTCCATTCTGATGATTTTCGGAATCATGATGACCAAACATCAGGAGGAAGAGACCGAACCGAAGCGTCCGACTCATAACGCACTGCTTGGAATCGGCGTGTTGGCGCTGTTCGGCATCATTTTTTACGCGATTCAGAAAGCGGAGTTCATGCCGGGGCAATTCCAGGCGGGCAGCGATAACACGCTCGAGATCGGCAAGCTGCTGATGAATCAGTACGCCATTCCGTTCGAAATCATGTCCGTGCTTCTGACGGTCGCATTTATCGGAGCCATCATCGTGGCGAAGCGGGAGGAGGATTGA
- the nuoK gene encoding NADH-quinone oxidoreductase subunit NuoK codes for MAGLVTPYLTLAAILFCIGLYGALSKKNAVIVLLSIELMLNAVNLNLVAFSKLGAHPSLTGQIFSLFNITVAAAEAAVGIAILIAWYRNKGTTDVNEMDQMKH; via the coding sequence ATGGCTGGACTCGTTACACCGTATTTGACGCTTGCCGCGATTTTGTTTTGCATCGGCTTGTACGGGGCGTTATCGAAAAAAAATGCCGTCATCGTGCTGCTGTCCATCGAGCTTATGCTGAATGCGGTCAACCTGAATCTCGTCGCTTTTTCCAAATTGGGCGCGCATCCGTCGCTCACCGGACAAATATTTTCGCTGTTTAACATTACCGTGGCGGCGGCGGAAGCGGCTGTCGGCATTGCGATTTTGATCGCTTGGTACCGGAACAAAGGCACCACCGATGTGAACGAAATGGATCAGATGAAGCACTAA
- the nuoL gene encoding NADH-quinone oxidoreductase subunit L, whose amino-acid sequence MISAYSQYAWLIPLFPLLSFLILTAVGRQLKDAGAYISIVAVFASFVLSLLIFIERIGGSVEDYTWNKLTWIKIGDFSLNMGFEVTNLNALMLVIVTLVSFLVNVYSKGYMHGDERINVFFAYIALFTFSMLGLVLSENLVETYIFWELVGVCSFLLVGFWYFKPEARAAAKKAFIVTRIGDVGLFIAILLLYWAMPNHALDFSSIHNAFSGGKIEGDVATWIAILIFVGAVGKSGQFPLHTWLPDAMEGPTPISALIHAATMVAAGVYLVARTFDIFQASPVALGVVAAIGAFTAIFAATIGIAQNDIKRILAYSTVSQLGYMMMALGIGTTIAYTAGIFHLFTHAFFKALLFLGAGSVIHAVHTQDINEMGGLGKKMKITTWTFAIGTLALSGIFPLSGFWSKDAILAEAYDHNAALFWVGLIAAFFTAFYMSRLFFLVFAGKPRGDAHAHESPASMTFPLVVLAVLAVVAGFVFTPFNPWLGEWLTGSAAHEETNWIVVILSNVVGLLGIGLGYLIYVKQSIPRDAVSAKAPWLYKLLNRKYYIDEIYNGIFVQGLKGIGILLELFDRYVVDGLVRLSSYCVVGIGRLGTRLQNGQVQTYGLATLLGFVILILALAGRRFINAG is encoded by the coding sequence ATGATCTCGGCATACTCACAGTACGCATGGCTTATCCCGCTGTTTCCGCTGCTGTCGTTTCTGATTTTGACCGCCGTCGGGCGGCAGCTGAAGGATGCGGGAGCCTACATCAGCATCGTTGCCGTATTCGCCTCATTCGTCCTTTCGCTGCTCATTTTTATCGAGCGGATCGGCGGATCGGTGGAGGATTACACCTGGAACAAGCTGACGTGGATCAAAATCGGCGATTTTTCGCTGAATATGGGCTTCGAAGTGACGAACCTGAACGCGCTCATGCTTGTCATTGTGACGCTGGTGAGCTTTCTGGTGAACGTCTACTCGAAAGGCTACATGCACGGGGACGAACGGATTAACGTGTTTTTCGCATATATCGCGCTGTTTACGTTCTCGATGCTCGGTCTGGTCCTTTCGGAAAATCTCGTGGAAACGTATATTTTCTGGGAGCTGGTAGGCGTTTGTTCGTTCCTGCTCGTCGGATTCTGGTATTTCAAGCCGGAGGCGAGAGCCGCTGCGAAAAAGGCCTTTATCGTCACGCGGATCGGCGATGTCGGTTTGTTTATCGCGATTTTGCTGCTCTATTGGGCGATGCCGAACCATGCACTTGATTTCAGTTCGATCCATAACGCCTTCAGCGGCGGCAAAATCGAGGGGGATGTCGCAACCTGGATCGCGATTCTTATCTTCGTCGGAGCAGTCGGCAAGTCCGGCCAGTTCCCGCTGCATACCTGGCTTCCGGACGCGATGGAAGGCCCGACGCCGATCAGTGCGCTTATCCACGCGGCGACGATGGTTGCCGCCGGCGTCTATCTGGTCGCTCGCACTTTCGATATTTTTCAGGCATCGCCGGTTGCTCTGGGCGTTGTAGCGGCGATCGGTGCGTTCACCGCGATTTTTGCGGCAACGATCGGCATCGCGCAAAACGACATCAAGCGCATTCTCGCGTATTCAACCGTCAGCCAGCTCGGCTATATGATGATGGCGCTCGGGATCGGAACGACGATCGCCTACACGGCAGGCATCTTCCATCTGTTTACCCACGCATTTTTCAAAGCGCTGCTGTTCCTTGGGGCGGGCAGCGTCATTCACGCCGTACATACGCAGGACATCAACGAAATGGGCGGCCTCGGCAAAAAGATGAAAATCACAACGTGGACGTTTGCCATCGGCACATTGGCATTGTCTGGGATTTTCCCGCTTTCGGGCTTTTGGTCGAAGGATGCGATTTTGGCTGAAGCTTACGATCATAATGCCGCGCTTTTCTGGGTCGGCTTGATCGCGGCGTTTTTCACGGCATTTTACATGTCCAGACTGTTTTTCCTGGTGTTTGCCGGCAAGCCGCGCGGGGATGCGCACGCCCACGAATCGCCGGCGTCGATGACGTTCCCGCTCGTTGTGCTTGCCGTTCTTGCGGTGGTCGCCGGCTTCGTCTTCACGCCGTTTAATCCTTGGCTCGGCGAATGGCTGACCGGGAGCGCGGCGCACGAAGAAACGAATTGGATCGTCGTTATTTTGTCCAATGTGGTCGGACTCCTCGGCATCGGACTCGGCTATCTCATCTATGTGAAACAGTCGATTCCGAGGGATGCGGTATCAGCGAAAGCGCCTTGGCTCTATAAGCTGCTGAACCGCAAATATTACATCGATGAAATTTATAACGGCATATTTGTGCAGGGATTGAAAGGAATCGGCATCTTGCTGGAGCTGTTCGACCGGTACGTCGTGGATGGGCTCGTCAGGTTGTCCTCCTATTGCGTCGTCGGTATCGGGCGGCTCGGGACGAGGCTGCAAAACGGGCAAGTGCAGACGTACGGTCTTGCGACGCTGCTCGGATTTGTTATCCTGATCCTGGCTTTGGCGGGAAGGAGGTTCATCAATGCCGGATAG